A single window of Eucalyptus grandis isolate ANBG69807.140 chromosome 1, ASM1654582v1, whole genome shotgun sequence DNA harbors:
- the LOC120286990 gene encoding fructose-bisphosphate aldolase 6, cytosolic-like, whose amino-acid sequence MDDAVFGLYVDKLSDTAKLFKTPGKNIRAIDESISTVKLPCWEDNVDLRRAYRELLLTTPGALCSLIGVVLSRKLSIRRPRMGNPVAWRGPDGHTQKFQQHRAAGAHFAVWGDGPVIDASEPSETTIRKQAKELASFATYCQRGGLVPIVYPKLSFDKTPRTGNPQADPRDIARDTLNVLRKTVPPAIPVIVFLSSGQSENEAVITMNNLKVSKVSKPWSLSSFFGPPPQQRTLKARARNSSPHSLQDTRRAQKRPRGPNKGDLQPGEGTCKSPYHKDYKH is encoded by the exons ATGGATGATGCTGTGTTTGGGCTTTATGTAGATAAGCTCAGCGACACTGCTAAATTGTTTAAGACACCTGGAAAGAATATCCGCGCTATTGATGAATCGATTAGCACCGTCAAACTGCCCTGTTGGGAAGATAACGTGGATCTCAGGCGTGCCTATCGGGAACTACTTTTGACCACTCCTGGAGCTCTCTGCTCACTTATTGGAGTCGTTCTTTCGAGGAAGCTCTCCATCAGAAGACCGCGGATG GGCAACCCGGTCGCTTGGCGTGGTCCTGATGGCCACACTCAGAAATTCCAGCAACACCGTGCAGCCGGGGCTCACTTTGCCGTGTGGGGTGATGGGCCTGTCATCGATGCAAGTGAGCCATCTGAGACTACTATCCGCAAGCAGGCAAAGGAACTGGCGTCGTTCGCTACTTACTGCCAGAGGGGCGGTCTCGTTCCCATTGTGTATCCAAAGCTGTCGTTTGATAAAACCCCCCGCACTGGCAA CCCCCAGGCTGATCCGCGGGACATTGCTCGAGACACCCTCAATGTCCTGCGGAAAACTGTGCCTCCTGCCATTCCGGTCATCGTGTTCTTGTCCAGTGGACAGAGTGAGAACGAGGCTGTCATTACCATGAACAATCTCAAGGTCAGCAAGGTCAGCAAGCCATGGAgcctctcctccttttttggTCCGCCACCACAACAGAGAACCTTGAAGGCCAGGGCTCGAAACAGCAGCCCGCATTCCCTACAAGACACGAGACGAGCTCAGAAGCGACCTCGGGGACCTAACAAGGGCGACCTTCAACCTGGTGAGGGCACTTGCAAGTCTCCTTATCACAAGGACTACAAGCACTGA